A single region of the Ascaphus truei isolate aAscTru1 chromosome 6, aAscTru1.hap1, whole genome shotgun sequence genome encodes:
- the LOC142498012 gene encoding uncharacterized protein LOC142498012 gives MLVLFYIAPEGHVSPETEQVSSPGSASSTHLEEHDEEDYDDDDDDDDAAAAAIDTQIQASDHEEVPIETVLPPNRPANTTYDAIVASEGKIVEAENRRHSDLMTVLERMIALQEETVSQLAHLHRVFIEVPKQLQKINTSFEALVVQQTQANYWRMTNVPQFNTSQAGSVHAGQFSPHASDIHSPGPNVTGQVADIAVQVPDDILPLPSVQIQQLTPTKEATKRKHKQLLLTSFWSKTTKDTHETDQPSLVQCLPTCSHVSVGTSPVGESVGTSPVREQSLPKSPVGESLPKSPVGESLPKSPVGESLATSPVGESLPKSPVGESLPKSPVGESLATSPVGESLATSPVGESLATSPAREVPEATQSGSVVAKVGGKKKRKIQETTSRPFV, from the exons ttgcccctgaaggacatgtgtcacctgagactgaacaagtgtcttcacctgggtcagccagctcaacacacctagaag aacatgatgaagaggattatgatgatgatgatgatgatgatgatgccgccgccgccgccatagacacacaaatacaagcaagtgaccatgaagaggttccaattgaaactgttttaccgccaaatcgtccagcaaataccacatatgatgcaattgtagcttctgagggaaaaattgtggaagcagaaaatcgtcgccattctgacctgatgacagtgctggaaaggatgattgcactgcaggaagaaacagtttcacaattggcacatctccacagagtcttcattgaagtgcctaaacagttgcaaaaaatcaacacctcattcgaagcattagttgttcagcaaacacaagctaattactggagaatgactaatgtaccacaattcaacacctcacaggcaggatctgttcatgcaggtcagttttcaccacatgcttctgatattcattcaccaggcccaaatgttaccggtcaagtagcagacattgctgtgcaggttcctgacgacatcctaccgctgccatctgtacaaattcagcagctgacacctacaaaggaggccacaaaaagaaaacacaagcagttactactgaccagtttttggtcaaaaacaacaaaagacacacatgaaacagaccaaccatcacttgtgcagtgtctaccaacttgctcacatgtgtcagtgggcacaagccctgtcggtgagtcagtgggcacaagccctgtccgtgaacagtcactacccaaaagccctgtaggtgagtcactgcccaaaagccctgtaggtgaatcgctgcccaaaagccctgtaggtgaatcactggccacaagccctgtaggtgagtcactgcccaaaagccctgtaggtgagtcactgcccaaaagccctgtaggtgagtcactggccacaagccctgtaggtgagtcactggccacaagccctgtaggtgagtcactggccacaagccctgcccgtgaagtgccagaggccactcaaagtggctctgttgtggctaaagttggtggcaaaaaaaaaaggaaaattcaagagacaacaagcaggcct